Below is a window of Zygosaccharomyces rouxii strain CBS732 chromosome C complete sequence DNA.
CCACCAGTTGGAGTGCACAACACAGTAGAGCAGGATTCACAAGTCACTGCGGTTTGAGCATGAGAAAAGACGGTGGTGATGTTCAAACAACCTGGGCATTTGACATCCAAGAAGTAGGATCTTGGAGACTGCACTAAAGTCTTTAACTTGTGCTTTCTAGCTTCAGTAGCTGGAGTTGGGTGTAGCAAATCTTGAACTAAAACCTATTGAAATGaagaaagtgaaaaatcatCGTTAGTAACTTGTACAACACGGAAAACGAACCACAACAGGCGGGGGTTTCAAGGGTTTATCGTAGTTAATGAACCCATCACATCTAACATACCATTTTATCTTACTGTGCTGCTCTAAGATCACTGTAAATTACGaagtaaaatttcaactcttAAGTATTACGTAcgacaatttttcacttccTGGGGGCCGTACTGGAAAAAGGGCGATAACATGCGATGAGCCCAATGGAATCAGGtcgatttttcatttttgcGTCGCTTCATCGAAGACGACCGGACGAttgtgaaatttta
It encodes the following:
- the RPS27A gene encoding 40S ribosomal protein eS27 (highly similar to uniprot|P38711 Saccharomyces cerevisiae YHR021c RPS27B ribosomal protein and to uniprot|P35997 Saccharomyces cerevisiae YKL156w RPS27A, Protein component of the small (40S) ribosomal subunit) encodes the protein MVLVQDLLHPTPATEARKHKLKTLVQSPRSYFLDVKCPGCLNITTVFSHAQTAVTCESCSTVLCTPTGGKAKLSEGTSFRRK